One window of Atribacter laminatus genomic DNA carries:
- a CDS encoding response regulator: MSETKGLIFYVEDEKDLSEMVTLYLEKEGYSVNHFFSGEAFLDKIFSQHPDLILLDLMLPGIDGMELCRYLKRDPELKKVPIIILTAKDDPIDVVLGLETGADDYIVKPFHPRELLARIKSVLRRSLSEPITDHSFYKIGSLVLNADSLTLTIGEDCIPLSWKEYRILEFLTKNKGKIVSRDQILNYAWGTDEFITDRSVDVYIANIRKKLGQHGERIVTVRGAGYKFDAE; encoded by the coding sequence ATGTCAGAAACCAAAGGATTGATTTTTTATGTAGAAGATGAAAAAGATTTATCAGAAATGGTAACCCTCTATCTTGAAAAAGAAGGGTATTCAGTTAATCATTTTTTTAGTGGCGAAGCCTTCCTTGATAAAATTTTTTCCCAACACCCAGACCTTATTTTGTTGGATTTAATGCTTCCAGGAATTGATGGAATGGAACTCTGTCGTTACCTGAAAAGAGACCCTGAGCTCAAAAAAGTCCCAATTATAATTTTAACTGCAAAAGACGATCCAATTGATGTCGTTCTCGGATTAGAAACCGGAGCAGATGATTATATAGTTAAACCCTTTCATCCCCGTGAATTATTAGCTCGAATAAAATCAGTTTTACGAAGGAGCTTGTCTGAACCCATAACTGATCATTCTTTTTATAAAATAGGATCTCTTGTCCTTAATGCCGATAGCCTTACTCTCACAATTGGCGAAGATTGTATTCCCCTTTCTTGGAAAGAATATCGAATCTTAGAATTTTTAACAAAAAATAAAGGTAAAATTGTCTCCCGGGACCAGATTTTAAATTATGCCTGGGGAACTGACGAATTCATTACTGATAGATCTGTTGATGTGTATATTGCCAATATTAGAAAAAAATTAGGCCAACACGGCGAAAGAATAGTAACTGTTCGCGGGGCAGGATATAAATTCGATGCTGAATGA
- a CDS encoding SDR family oxidoreductase, translating into MNFKNKTVVVTGGAQGIGKAISKMFLTKGAWVSSWDIDQGALMECKNEWRSFQFFLPFQCDVSNPENIKNTLGLLRQERQSIDILINNAGILDNKPIEELKPEEWDRVLNVNLKSIYLMVHFCLPYILPGSVIINMASTRAFMSESNTEAYSASKGGVISLTHSLAISLAPKKVRVNSISPGWIETRDWKKESQREKPILTTIDHQQHPAGRVGVPEDIAHACLFLSSSEASFITGANLIVDGGMTIKMIYAD; encoded by the coding sequence ATGAATTTTAAAAATAAAACGGTGGTAGTTACCGGTGGAGCACAGGGGATTGGAAAGGCAATCTCTAAAATGTTTCTTACCAAAGGAGCTTGGGTTTCGTCTTGGGACATAGATCAAGGAGCCCTGATGGAATGTAAAAATGAATGGCGAAGTTTCCAGTTTTTTTTACCCTTTCAATGCGATGTATCCAATCCCGAAAATATAAAAAACACTTTAGGTCTTTTGAGGCAAGAGCGCCAATCTATTGACATATTAATTAATAATGCCGGGATTTTGGATAATAAACCTATCGAGGAGCTTAAACCCGAAGAATGGGATCGGGTATTAAACGTTAATTTAAAAAGTATATATTTAATGGTCCATTTCTGCCTTCCTTATATATTACCCGGTTCAGTTATTATTAACATGGCATCAACTCGAGCTTTTATGTCTGAGTCAAACACTGAAGCCTACTCTGCTTCAAAAGGAGGAGTGATTTCCCTCACCCATTCCTTAGCAATCTCACTTGCTCCTAAAAAAGTTCGGGTAAATTCCATAAGTCCCGGATGGATTGAAACCAGGGATTGGAAAAAAGAAAGTCAGAGAGAAAAACCAATTTTAACTACTATTGACCATCAACAACATCCAGCTGGACGAGTAGGTGTTCCCGAAGATATTGCTCATGCCTGTTTATTCCTTTCTTCCTCAGAAGCCAGTTTTATTACTGGAGCCAATCTAATTGTAGATGGTGGCATGACGATAAAAATGATTTATGCGGATTAA
- a CDS encoding cyclase family protein has protein sequence MDIIDISMVISPEMPTYKGIIERKPAIEVTNTIDRGSNESRLSILYHTGTHVDAPFHMLSQGKTIDLYPLHHFEGKALVLELLNLEKIEAENLLPHEAKIATIDFLLFKTDNSAQKLHPKKFVFLGESGARFLSKKILKGVGIDSLGIERDQPHHPTHRLLLEKDILIYEGLVLSHVISGFYWFSGYPLNIKSADGSPIRALLRTISNEK, from the coding sequence GTGGACATTATCGATATTTCGATGGTGATATCACCAGAAATGCCCACCTATAAAGGGATAATAGAGAGAAAGCCAGCAATAGAAGTTACCAATACCATCGATCGAGGATCTAATGAATCACGCCTTTCTATTTTATATCATACCGGTACTCATGTTGATGCGCCCTTTCATATGCTTTCTCAAGGAAAAACAATCGATCTTTATCCTTTACATCATTTCGAAGGGAAGGCTCTGGTTTTAGAACTTTTAAATTTGGAAAAAATTGAAGCCGAAAACCTTCTCCCCCATGAAGCCAAAATAGCAACTATTGACTTCCTATTATTTAAGACGGACAATTCAGCTCAAAAGCTTCATCCAAAAAAATTTGTTTTCCTCGGTGAATCAGGCGCACGTTTTCTTTCCAAAAAAATTTTAAAAGGTGTTGGTATCGATTCTCTCGGCATTGAACGAGATCAGCCTCACCACCCTACTCATCGTCTCTTATTAGAAAAAGATATTCTTATCTATGAAGGATTGGTATTGTCTCATGTGATTTCCGGTTTTTATTGGTTTTCCGGGTATCCTTTAAATATTAAATCCGCTGATGGTTCGCCCATCCGTGCTCTTCTTAGGACAATCTCAAATGAAAAGTGA